In the Gossypium arboreum isolate Shixiya-1 chromosome 10, ASM2569848v2, whole genome shotgun sequence genome, one interval contains:
- the LOC108487242 gene encoding allantoinase produces the protein MDLLHWKLFPLSALLASFLFFFYIQDSSKSSQSGCSLFPHSHYWIASKRIVTPQGIISGAVEIKGGSIVSIVKNKDWSGKFKQVVDYGNAVVMPGLIDVHAHLDDPGRAEWEGFPSGTKAAAAGGVTTLIDMPLNNFPSTVSTETLKLKIEAAEKSIYVDVGFWGGLVPENAFNATALEALLDAGVHGLKSFMCPSGIDDFPMTDASHIKSGLSVLAKYKRPLLVHSEIQSVVESHLETEDGGGDPRSYSTYLKTRPPSWEEAAIRELLTVTKDTRSGGPAEGAHLHVVHLSDASSSLDLIKEAKRRGDSITVETCPHYLAFSAEEIPDGDTRFKCAPPIRDAANKEKLWNALMEGDIDMLSSDHSPTVPELKLLNDGNFLKAWGGISSIQFVLPVTWSYGQKYGITLEQLVSWWSERPAKLAGQHSKGAIAIGNHADVVVWEPEVEFDLNEDHPMFVKNPSISAYIGKRLSGKVLATFVRGNLVYKEGNHAFAACGSTILAT, from the exons ATGGACTTGCTGCATTGGAAGCTTTTTCCTCTGTCAGCGCTGCTcgcttctttccttttctttttctacattCAAGATTCTTCCAAG TCATCTCAAAGCGGTTGTAGTCTTTTTCCTCACAGTCACTATTGGATTGCAAGCAAGCGCATTGTGACACCACAAGGGATTATTTCTGGTGCTG TTGAGATAAAGGGAGGGAGTATCGTATCAATAGTTAAGAACAAGGATTGGAGTGGCAAATTTAAACAAGTAGTTGATTATGGCAATGCAGTTGTCATGCCTGGCTTGATCGATGT GCATGCACATTTAGATGATCCAGGGAGGGCAGAATGGGAAGGATTTCCTTCAGGGACTAAAGCAGCTGCTGCAG GTGGCGTTACAACATTGATTGACATGCCTCTAAATAACTTTCCTTCCACTGTTTCAACAGAAACCTTGAAACTCAAG ATTGAGGCTGCAGAAAAGAGTATTTATGTTGATGTTG GCTTCTGGGGAGGTCTAGTTCCTGAAAATGCATTCAATGCAACAGCTCTGGAAGCCCTCTTAGATGCTGGTGTCCATGGTTTGAAG TCTTTTATGTGCCCTTCAGGGATTGATGACTTTCCTATGACAGATGCCAGTCATATTAAG TCAGGACTGTCTGTATTGGCCAAATACAAGAGACCTTTACTCGTACATTCCGAGATTCAATCAGTTGTTGAAAGCCACTTAGAAACTGAAGATGGTGGTGGTGATCCTCGATCATATTCAACTTATCTTAAAACAAGGCCACCTTCTTG GGAGGAGGCAGCTATTAGAGAACTTTTGACTGTTACAAAGGACACCAGGAGCGGAGGTCCGGCAGAAGGTGCTCATCTTCATGTGGTTCATTTGTCTGATGCCAGTTCTTCCTTAGATCTTATAAAG GAAGCAAAAAGGAGAGGTGACAGCATAACTGTTGAGACTTGCCCTCATTATCTAGCTTTTTCAGCAGAAGAAATTCCTGATGGAGATACTCGTTTCAAGTGTGCCCCACCTATCCGTGATGCAGCCAATAAAGAAAAACTATGGAATGCTTTAATG GAAGGAGATATTGACATGCTGAGTTCTGATCATTCACCAACAGTACCGGAACTTAAACTCCTGAATGATGGTAACTTTTTGAAGGCTTGGGGCGGTATATCATCTATACAG TTTGTTCTTCCTGTGACATGGTCATACGGACAGAAATATGGAATAACTTTGGAACAGTTAGTTTCATGGTGGAGCGAGAGGCCTGCGAAGCTTGCTGGACAACATTCAAAG GGAGCCATAGCAATCGGAAACCACGCAGATGTCGTTGTTTGGGAACCTGAAGTGGAGTTTGACCTCAATGAAGATCATCCCATGTTTGTTAAAAATCCG AGTATATCTGCCTACATAGGCAAAAGACTGTCTGGAAAAGTGCTGGCCACTTTTGTAAGAGGGAACCTTGTTTACAAAGAAGGGAACCATGCTTTTGCTGCTTGTGGTTCTACAATCCTCGCAACATAG